A DNA window from Corvus hawaiiensis isolate bCorHaw1 chromosome 11, bCorHaw1.pri.cur, whole genome shotgun sequence contains the following coding sequences:
- the EOGT gene encoding EGF domain-specific O-linked N-acetylglucosamine transferase, giving the protein MFMLLVFGLLLQEILANSQGENPTEFPNIWEEPLYSYKALNLPDEHIPYFLHNNQHVADICKQDALCPYKKHLKKLKSCWGYEKSCRSENRFSYPVCDYVETGWASDIETAQQIFWKQADFGYVRERLSEMKTHCKPAATGDSSLTCSQYLQHCRATNLYIDLRAVKRNHDRFKEDFFQKGEIGGHCTLDVQAFLAEGQRKSPLQSWFAELQTFTALDFRPLEDEKCDIVIEKPTYFMKLDAGVNMYHHFCDFVNLYITQHINNSFGTDVNIVMWDTSSYGYGDLFSETWKAFTDYEIIHLKTFDSKRVCFKEAVFSLLPRMRYGLFYNTPLISGCHGTGLFRAFSQHVLHRLNITQEGPKDGKIRVTILARSTDYRKILNQNELVNALKTVSTLEVKVVDYKYKELEFLEQLRITHNSDIFIGIHGAGLTHLLFLPDWAVVFELYNCEDERCYLDLARLRGIHYITWRKRNKVFPQDQGHHPTLGEHPKFTNYSFDVEEFMYLVLLAANHVSQHSKWPFRVKHDEF; this is encoded by the exons ATGTTTATGTTGCTTGTGTTTGGATTGCTACTGCAAGAAATTCTGGCTAATTCCCAAGGTGAAAATCCTACTGAATTCCCAAACATTTGGGAAGAGCCATTATATAGCTACAAAGCCCTCAACTTGCCAGATGAGCATATCCCCTACTTTCTGCACAATAACCAGCATGTTGCTGACATCTGTAAGCAGGATGCTCTTTGCCCATATAAA AAACACTTGAAGAAactgaaatcctgctggggTTATGAGAAATCTTGCAGATCAGAGAACAGGTTCAGTTACCCAGTGTGTGATTATGTTGAAACTGGATG GGCAAGTGACATCGAGACAGCCCAGCAGATATTCTGGAAACAAGCTGACTTTGGATATGTTCGAGAGAGGCTCAGTGAAATGAAAACCCATTGCAAGCCTGCAGCAACA GGGGATTCATCTCTGACCTGTTCCCAGTACCTTCAGCATTGCAGAGCAACAAACCTGTACATTGATTTACGAGCTGTAAAGAGAAACCACGACAG ATTCAAAGAAGACTTTTTCCAGAAAGGAGAAATTGGCGGTCATTGCACCCTCGACGTTCAAGCGTTTTTGGCTGAAGGTCAACGCAAGAGCCCTCTGCAGTCTTG GTTTGCAGAACTCCAGACATTCACTGCATTAGACTTCAGGCCTCTAGAAGATGAGAAGTGTGACATTGTTATTGAAAAACCAACATACTTCATGAAATTAGATGCAG gTGTTAATATGTACCATCACTTCTGTGATTTTGTCAATCTTTACATTACCCAGCATATCAATAATTCCTTCGGTACCGATGTCAACATAGTCATGTGGGACACT AGCTCATATGGCTATGGTGACCTGTTCAGTGAGACATGGAAGGCATTTACTGACTATGAAATCATTCATTTGAAAACCTTTGACTCTAAAAGG GTGTGCTTCAAAGAAGCCGTGTTCTCTTTGCTGCCTCGGATGCGATACGGATTGTTCTATAACACACCTCTG atcTCTGGCTGTCACGGTACGGGGCTGTTCCGAGCATTTTCTCAGCACGTGCTACACAGATTAAATATTACTCAGGAAGGACCCAAG gaTGGGAAAATCCGAGTCACCATCCTCGCACGCAGCACAGATTACCGGAAAATATTAAACCAGAATGAG CTTGTGAATGCCTTGAAAACGGTGTCGACGCTGGAGGTCAAAGTGGTGGACTACAAATACAA GGAACTTGAATTTTTGGAGCAATTGAGAATTACCCACAACTCTGATATATTCATTGGGATACACGGAGCTGGACTGACCCATCTGCTCTTTCTCCCAGACTGGGCTGTTGTGTTTGAGCT ATACAATTGTGAAGATGAACGTTGTTACCTGGATTTGGCAAGGCTGAGAGGCATTCATTACATCACTtggaggaaaaggaataaagTATTCCCTCAAGATCAG GGACACCACCCAACACTGGGAGAACATCCAAAATTTACAAACTACTCCTTTGATGTGGAAGAATTTATGTATTTGGTGCTTCTGGCTGCAAATCATGTTTCACAGCATTCGAAGTGGCCATTTAGGGTAAAACATGATGAATTCTAA